A region from the Etheostoma spectabile isolate EspeVRDwgs_2016 chromosome 9, UIUC_Espe_1.0, whole genome shotgun sequence genome encodes:
- the srek1ip1 gene encoding protein SREK1IP1: MDNSMATPGPNKDNIRAGCKKCGYPGHLTFECRNFVRVDPQKDIVLDVSSTSSEESEDDEPAPQRNEKLGRSRGSHGDDNNGRKERHKRKKSSDRKSRKRSKLSSDENTKKKKKRRTSDSSSDEEERRRKKKKIKSQKKKSKKNKREHGKHPKRQKKSKQESSSPSSSSSSESSDLSD, encoded by the exons ATGGATAACTCAATGGCTACCCCTG GTCCAAATAAGGACAACATCAGAGCTGGGTGCAAGAAATGTGGATATC cggGCCACTTGACCTTTGAGTGCCGAAACTTTGTCAGAGTTGACCCCCAGAAAGACATTGTTCTGGATGTAAGCAGCACCAGCAGTGAGGAGAGTGAAGACGACGAACCTGCCCCGCAGCGTAATGAGAAGTTAGGGCGAAGTAGAG GTTCCCATGGCGATGACAACAATGGTagaaaagagagacacaaaCGGAAGAAGAGCAGCGACAGAAAGTCAAGAAAGAG ATCTAAGTTGTCGAGTGATGAGaatacaaagaagaaaaagaaacgcAGAACTTCTGACTCCTCATCTGacgaagaggagaggaggaggaagaagaagaaaataaaaagccaaaagaagaaaagcaaaaagaacaaaagggaACATGGGAAGCATCCcaagagacagaagaagagcaAACAAGaatcctcctctccttcttcttccaGCTCTAGCGAATCCTCAGACCTCAGTGACTAA